TTTGAGAAATTTCTCAGGCAGTATTGCCCGATTTTTAACCCCTGTCTACTGGGTTAATGCAACCGTCTGATTGTCAATTAACCGTGCCTGGCCAAGCCATGCGGCAACCAGAATCACCGCACGCTGGCTGCTTTCGGTTAGCTCAAGCAGCGTGTCAGCATCGCGGATCTGAATGTCATCGGGGCGGAAGCCTTTTTCCGTCAGCTCCTGTTCAGCGATGGCAATAATCTCTTCCAGTTCACGCTCGCCGGCCTGCAGTTTCTCCGCGATGCGGCCCATCACTTTGTACAAACCTGGGGCGATTTTGCGTTGTTCGGCCATCAGATAACCGTTACGCGAACTCAGGGCTAAACCGTCTTTGGCGCGAATAATCGGCACGCCGACGATCTCGATGTCGTAGCCCATGTCGGCAACCATTTTGCGGATCAGCGCCAGTTGCTGGAAGTCTTTCTCGCCAAAGCAGGCGACGTCCGGTTGTACCAGATTGAACAACTTGCTGACGATGGTTGAAACCCCACGGAAATGGCCCGGGCGGCTGGCGCCTTCCAGCATCGTCGAAAGGCCGGGGACATCCACGTAGGTCTGCCCGTCGGTGCCCTGAGGATAGATTTGGTCCGGTGCGGGAGCAAAGACGAAATCCACCTTACGCTTGTTCAGTTTTTCGCAGTCTTCCTGCAGCGTGCGGGGGTAGCGCACCAGATCGTCCGGACGGTCAAACTGCATTGGGTTGACGAAAATACTCACCACCACGATGTCCGCACGGGCTTTGGCTTCATCCACCAGCTTCATGTGACCATCATGCAGGTTGCCCATCGTCGGCACCAGCGCAATGCGCTTCCCTTCCTGACGGGCTCTGCGGATATGCTGGCGCAGCAGCGGCAGGGTTTCAATAATCAGCACAACAAGACTCCTTAATGGAAACTGTGTTCTTCGCCCGGATAGACGCCGGACTCAACCTCGGCAATATACTGCCGTACCGCGGCGCGCATGTCGCCTGCTTGCGTAAGGAAATTTTTGGCAAATTTCGGAATATGGCCGCCGGTGATGCCAAAGGCGTCGTGCATGACTAAAATTTGTCCGTCGGTCACGTTGCCGGCACCGATACCGATAACCGGAATGGAGAGCGCCTCCGTCACGCGTTTGGCCAGTTCAACCGGGACGCATTCCAGCACGATGAGCTGCGCGCCTGCGGCTTCCAGCGCCAGGGCATCGTCCAGCAAAACCTGTCCGGCATCGCCACGGCCCTGAATTTTATAGCCGCCGAAAATATTGACCGACTGTGGCGTCAGGCCCAGGTGTCCGCAGACGGGGACCGCGCGCTCGGTGAGCATTTTCACGGTCTCCACCAGCCATGCACCACCTTCAATCTTGA
The sequence above is drawn from the Citrobacter amalonaticus genome and encodes:
- the panB gene encoding 3-methyl-2-oxobutanoate hydroxymethyltransferase, whose amino-acid sequence is MKPTTLSLLQKCKQEKKRFATITAYDYSFARLFADEGINVMLVGDSLGMTVQGHDSTLPVTVEDIAYHTQAVRRGAPNCLLLADLPFMAYATPEQAFENSATVMRAGANMVKIEGGAWLVETVKMLTERAVPVCGHLGLTPQSVNIFGGYKIQGRGDAGQVLLDDALALEAAGAQLIVLECVPVELAKRVTEALSIPVIGIGAGNVTDGQILVMHDAFGITGGHIPKFAKNFLTQAGDMRAAVRQYIAEVESGVYPGEEHSFH
- the panC gene encoding pantoate--beta-alanine ligase, with product MLIIETLPLLRQHIRRARQEGKRIALVPTMGNLHDGHMKLVDEAKARADIVVVSIFVNPMQFDRPDDLVRYPRTLQEDCEKLNKRKVDFVFAPAPDQIYPQGTDGQTYVDVPGLSTMLEGASRPGHFRGVSTIVSKLFNLVQPDVACFGEKDFQQLALIRKMVADMGYDIEIVGVPIIRAKDGLALSSRNGYLMAEQRKIAPGLYKVMGRIAEKLQAGERELEEIIAIAEQELTEKGFRPDDIQIRDADTLLELTESSQRAVILVAAWLGQARLIDNQTVALTQ